A stretch of the Teretinema zuelzerae genome encodes the following:
- a CDS encoding IS91 family transposase, whose translation MKNRILEQICSVALKRSFKLDAKQKRSLQNMRECKTTRYGGRVVQCTKCGTIATVYNSCNQRGCPICYKANQKRWEDKVLTSVLNVNHFHLVISIPQVFTGVWLRNKKDFMNAFFECVKRAINNISKYYGITPGCIAVFQTHGKGMSYKPHIHCVLSDGGLTGNGDWMPLGTISYTRITDVIKEYLVKELQRKHIQDIPEQKDINDREWNVYATYYQGNVQKIIGYLAHAAKGVVINLNQELVENEEKGTFSYIERHAGKETRIELDKELFVSRYMNHIPVPHTVTVRNYGLYSNQYSDKLEKLQKIFPMEIEMEEAEFVDHCPICHAAMEIIMTLEPYEEVPAHEILCKIKLPET comes from the coding sequence ATGAAGAACCGTATACTCGAGCAGATATGCTCTGTTGCGCTTAAAAGATCCTTTAAGCTTGATGCGAAACAAAAACGCTCTCTTCAGAATATGAGGGAGTGTAAAACAACCCGGTATGGCGGCCGAGTTGTGCAATGCACAAAATGTGGAACAATCGCAACTGTATATAATTCCTGTAACCAACGTGGTTGTCCTATCTGTTATAAAGCGAACCAGAAAAGATGGGAGGATAAGGTATTAACATCTGTTTTAAATGTTAATCACTTTCATTTAGTCATATCAATTCCACAGGTTTTCACTGGCGTGTGGCTCAGAAATAAGAAAGATTTCATGAACGCTTTTTTCGAATGTGTAAAGCGTGCAATAAATAACATATCGAAATATTATGGAATAACCCCTGGATGTATAGCGGTATTTCAAACACATGGAAAGGGGATGTCTTATAAACCGCATATACATTGCGTGTTATCTGATGGTGGACTGACTGGTAACGGTGACTGGATGCCGTTAGGAACGATATCATATACGCGAATTACTGATGTGATAAAAGAATATCTTGTTAAGGAATTACAGAGAAAACATATACAAGATATTCCTGAACAGAAGGATATTAATGATCGTGAATGGAATGTATACGCAACATATTATCAGGGAAATGTACAAAAGATAATAGGATATTTAGCACACGCCGCTAAGGGTGTAGTGATAAACCTTAATCAAGAATTGGTGGAAAACGAAGAGAAAGGAACATTTAGTTATATTGAACGTCATGCAGGGAAAGAGACGCGGATTGAGTTGGATAAGGAACTGTTTGTATCTCGATACATGAATCACATACCTGTCCCTCATACTGTAACAGTACGGAATTATGGATTATACTCAAACCAATACAGTGATAAGTTAGAAAAACTGCAGAAAATATTTCCGATGGAAATAGAGATGGAAGAAGCGGAATTTGTAGATCATTGTCCTATATGTCATGCGGCAATGGAAATCATTATGACCTTGGAACCGTATGAAGAAGTTCCTGCACATGAAATATTGTGTAAGATAAAGCTTCCTGAAACGTAA